One window of Halopseudomonas maritima genomic DNA carries:
- the minC gene encoding septum site-determining protein MinC, translating into MTADTTLDLLDNDPVFHLKGGMLTMTLVELIRLAPEQFARQLAEKVEQAPNFFVDTPVVIALDKLSEPLSDMTLRHLLSICRDHGLQPVALRGGEDFRALAGNADMVLLPPGRQREKPIDVAAEPAPKPAAKPAPAPAPSPAAPAPVSAGAGKIITEPVRGGQQIYARGGDLIVMAPVSAGAELLADGHIHVYGPLRGRALAGVQGNQQARIFCQSLEAELVSIAGQYKVAEDLRKQQWKAPVQISLEGDSLKITGL; encoded by the coding sequence ATGACTGCTGATACTACCCTCGACCTGCTCGACAACGACCCGGTATTTCACCTCAAGGGCGGCATGCTGACGATGACGCTGGTCGAGCTGATTCGCCTGGCGCCGGAGCAGTTCGCCAGACAACTGGCCGAGAAGGTAGAACAAGCGCCCAATTTCTTCGTCGATACCCCGGTGGTAATTGCGCTGGACAAACTGAGCGAGCCGCTGAGCGATATGACCCTGCGGCACCTGCTCAGCATCTGCCGAGACCACGGCCTGCAGCCGGTCGCCCTGCGCGGCGGAGAGGATTTTCGCGCGCTGGCGGGCAACGCCGACATGGTACTGCTGCCACCAGGCCGGCAGCGTGAAAAGCCGATTGACGTAGCCGCAGAGCCTGCGCCCAAGCCGGCTGCCAAGCCCGCACCGGCGCCTGCTCCCAGCCCCGCCGCCCCTGCACCTGTCTCAGCTGGCGCCGGCAAGATCATCACCGAGCCGGTGCGCGGCGGCCAGCAGATCTACGCGCGCGGCGGAGATCTGATTGTGATGGCGCCGGTCAGCGCCGGCGCCGAGCTACTGGCCGACGGCCACATCCACGTCTACGGCCCGCTGCGCGGCCGCGCACTGGCCGGCGTGCAAGGCAACCAGCAGGCACGCATCTTCTGCCAGAGCCTGGAAGCCGAGCTGGTTTCCATCGCCGGCCAGTACAAGGTTGCCGAGGATCTGCGCAAGCAACAGTGGAAAGCGCCCGTACAGATCAGTCTGGAGGGTGACAGCTTGAAGATAACCGGGCTTTAA
- a CDS encoding M18 family aminopeptidase produces the protein MQDPTLQDLADFIAASPTPFHATATLRTRLLTAGFKALDERSDWHLQAGGRYLVTRNDSSLIAFQLGSDGALSSKGLRLIGAHTDSPCLRVKPQPEKDQQGLWQLGVEIYGGALLAPWFDRDLSLAGRVTFRNADGALDSRLIDFQRPVAVVPNLAIHLNRGVNDGLAINPQTDMPPILAHSLDGGRDLRALLASQLVSEHPDCKDAQVLDYELSFYDTQRPAQLGLDGDFFSAARLDNLLSCHAGLSALLNSDGEQPCLLVCTDHEEIGSSSCCGADGPFLEDVLRRLISDDAERIQAIQRSLLVSADNAHAVHPNFAMKHDENHGPQLNAGPVIKINNNQRYATNSETAAFFRDLCARTEVPVQTFVVRSDMGCGSTIGPITASRLGVRTVDIGAPTFAMHSIRELAGSRDPGYLISVLTAFCNSAQLI, from the coding sequence ATGCAGGACCCAACGCTTCAGGATCTGGCCGATTTCATTGCCGCCTCCCCCACCCCTTTCCATGCCACCGCCACCCTGCGCACGCGCCTGCTGACTGCCGGCTTTAAGGCGCTGGATGAGCGCAGCGACTGGCACCTGCAGGCTGGCGGGCGTTATCTGGTGACCCGCAACGACTCCTCGCTGATCGCCTTTCAGCTGGGCAGCGACGGCGCACTGAGCAGCAAAGGCCTGCGCCTGATTGGCGCCCACACCGACAGCCCCTGCCTGCGCGTGAAGCCGCAGCCGGAGAAGGACCAGCAAGGGCTCTGGCAACTGGGCGTCGAGATCTACGGCGGCGCCCTGCTCGCGCCCTGGTTTGATCGCGACCTGTCCCTGGCCGGCCGCGTCACCTTCCGCAACGCTGACGGCGCGCTGGACAGCCGGCTGATCGACTTCCAGCGCCCTGTCGCGGTGGTGCCCAACCTGGCAATCCACCTGAACCGGGGCGTCAATGATGGTCTGGCCATCAACCCGCAAACCGACATGCCACCCATCCTCGCCCACAGCCTGGATGGCGGGCGCGACCTGCGCGCCCTGCTAGCCAGCCAACTGGTAAGCGAGCACCCCGACTGCAAGGACGCGCAGGTGCTGGATTACGAGTTGAGCTTCTATGACACCCAGCGTCCAGCCCAACTGGGGCTCGATGGCGACTTTTTCAGCGCGGCGCGTCTGGACAATTTACTGTCCTGCCACGCAGGTCTGAGCGCCCTGCTCAATAGCGACGGCGAGCAACCCTGCCTGCTGGTGTGTACCGACCACGAAGAGATTGGCTCCAGCTCCTGCTGTGGCGCCGACGGCCCCTTCCTGGAAGACGTGCTGCGTCGACTGATCAGCGACGACGCCGAGCGTATTCAGGCGATCCAGCGCTCGCTGCTGGTGTCGGCGGACAACGCCCACGCGGTGCATCCGAACTTCGCCATGAAGCACGACGAAAACCACGGCCCTCAGCTGAACGCCGGCCCGGTAATCAAGATCAACAACAACCAGCGCTACGCCACCAACAGCGAAACCGCCGCCTTCTTCCGCGACCTGTGCGCGCGCACCGAGGTACCAGTGCAAACCTTTGTGGTGCGCAGCGACATGGGCTGTGGCAGCACCATTGGCCCGATCACCGCCAGCCGCCTGGGCGTACGCACCGTGGATATCGGCGCGCCGACCTTCGCCATGCACTCGATCCGCGAGTTGGCTGGCAGCCGTGATCCGGGGTATTTGATCAGCGTGCTGACAGCGTTCTGCAACAGCGCACAGCTGATCTAA
- the minE gene encoding cell division topological specificity factor MinE yields the protein MSIFDYFRDRKKSTPASIAKERLQIIVAHQRGQRNQPDYLPQLQQEIIDVISKYVSIDREQVHVALDNQDDCSVLELNITLPERP from the coding sequence GTGAGCATTTTCGATTATTTCCGCGACCGCAAGAAATCGACGCCCGCGTCGATTGCCAAGGAGCGTCTGCAGATCATCGTGGCCCACCAGCGTGGGCAGCGCAATCAGCCCGACTACCTGCCGCAACTGCAGCAGGAAATCATCGATGTCATCAGCAAGTACGTTTCCATCGACCGCGAGCAGGTGCATGTCGCTCTCGACAACCAGGATGATTGCTCGGTCCTCGAACTGAACATCACCCTGCCGGAACGCCCCTGA
- the minD gene encoding septum site-determining protein MinD — MAKIIVVTSGKGGVGKTTTSAAIGTGLALRGFKTVIVDFDVGLRNLDLIMGCERRVVYDFVNLINGDSNMNQTLIKDKRSENLFILPASQTRDKDALTPEGVERVLEELKENFDYIVCDSPAGIEKGAHLAMYFADEAVVVTNPEVSSVRDSDRILGLLSSKSRRAENGEKIKEHLLLTRYNPERVENGEMLSVADVEDILSIPLLGVIPESQAVLKASNQGVPVIMDDKSDAGQAYSDAVERLLGKDVAHRFLEAQKKGLLQRLFGGR; from the coding sequence TTGGCAAAGATCATCGTTGTCACATCAGGCAAGGGCGGGGTGGGCAAAACAACCACCAGTGCCGCCATCGGTACCGGGCTGGCCCTGCGCGGTTTCAAAACCGTCATCGTCGACTTTGACGTCGGCCTGCGTAACCTCGACCTGATCATGGGCTGCGAACGCCGTGTGGTTTACGACTTCGTCAATCTGATCAACGGCGATTCCAACATGAATCAGACGCTGATCAAGGACAAGCGTTCGGAGAACCTGTTCATCCTGCCGGCCTCCCAGACCCGCGACAAGGACGCCCTCACCCCGGAAGGCGTTGAGCGCGTACTGGAAGAACTGAAAGAAAACTTCGATTACATCGTCTGCGACTCCCCTGCCGGCATCGAGAAAGGCGCCCACCTGGCCATGTACTTTGCCGATGAGGCCGTCGTAGTGACCAACCCGGAAGTCTCATCGGTGCGTGACTCAGACCGGATTCTGGGCCTGCTTTCCAGCAAGTCGCGTCGCGCCGAAAATGGCGAGAAAATTAAAGAGCACCTGCTGCTGACCCGCTACAACCCCGAACGTGTCGAGAACGGCGAAATGCTGTCGGTAGCCGATGTCGAAGACATCCTGTCTATTCCGCTGCTGGGCGTCATTCCCGAATCGCAAGCGGTTCTCAAGGCCTCCAACCAGGGCGTGCCGGTCATCATGGACGACAAGAGCGACGCCGGTCAGGCCTACAGCGACGCCGTAGAGCGTTTGCTTGGCAAGGACGTTGCGCACCGCTTCCTCGAAGCACAGAAGAAGGGCCTGTTGCAGCGCCTGTTCGGAGGGCGTTAA
- the ccoM gene encoding cytochrome c oxidase subunit CcoM, which translates to MYVDEAVIAGVLTVGLMVAFLGGVGLFIWRDAHKKKTK; encoded by the coding sequence ATGTACGTTGATGAAGCCGTTATTGCCGGTGTGCTTACAGTGGGTTTGATGGTGGCCTTTTTGGGCGGTGTGGGCCTGTTCATCTGGCGCGACGCGCACAAGAAAAAGACCAAGTAA
- a CDS encoding RluA family pseudouridine synthase, producing the protein MPLTHIGIVHQDPSFLIVDKPTLLLSVPGRAEDNKDCLITRLQENGYPEARIVHRLDWETSGLLVIARNPDAHRELSRQFHDRETEKAYIALCWGQPAGDAGHIDLPLRYDPPNKPRHIVDHALGKHAQTFWRVLERHPQHCRVELTPITGRSHQLRVHMLAIGHPLLGDRLYAQGAALDACPRLALHAARLVISHPETGERMAFESPCPF; encoded by the coding sequence ATGCCACTGACCCATATCGGCATCGTGCATCAGGACCCCAGCTTCCTGATCGTCGACAAGCCGACGCTGCTGCTGTCCGTCCCAGGCCGTGCCGAGGACAACAAGGACTGTCTGATCACCCGCCTGCAGGAAAACGGCTACCCCGAAGCGCGTATCGTGCACCGCCTGGACTGGGAAACCTCCGGCCTGCTGGTGATTGCCCGCAACCCGGACGCCCACCGCGAGCTGTCACGCCAGTTCCATGATCGCGAGACCGAGAAGGCTTATATCGCCCTGTGCTGGGGCCAGCCAGCGGGCGACGCGGGCCACATTGACCTGCCGCTGCGCTATGATCCTCCCAACAAGCCACGGCATATCGTCGATCACGCGCTTGGCAAGCATGCGCAGACCTTCTGGCGCGTACTGGAGCGCCATCCGCAGCACTGCCGCGTCGAGCTGACGCCGATCACCGGCCGCTCGCACCAGCTGCGCGTGCACATGCTCGCCATCGGCCACCCGCTGCTTGGCGACCGCCTCTACGCTCAAGGCGCCGCGCTGGACGCTTGCCCGCGTCTGGCGCTGCACGCCGCGCGACTGGTCATCAGCCACCCGGAGACGGGCGAGCGCATGGCATTTGAGAGCCCCTGTCCGTTCTGA
- a CDS encoding tRNA-uridine aminocarboxypropyltransferase, with amino-acid sequence MSVNSSAGRVRCRVCARPQAQCLCSLIPRLWPATQLLVIQHPDEASHALNTARLLVPGLVNAHLLVTESLQQHPAWLRRLQDPRWRNELLFPGEQAQVLAPEPADLRPRRLVLLDGTWRKARKLVYLNPILQSLPQVRLPAGLVSRYRLRKVPQPGALSTIEAGAEALSILHEGFDKHALLAPFEALIEGQIRAMGRARYQQNYLSDTDSAAK; translated from the coding sequence ATGTCTGTCAACTCTTCAGCCGGCCGCGTTCGCTGCCGGGTGTGCGCTCGGCCACAGGCTCAGTGTCTGTGTTCATTGATTCCTCGTTTGTGGCCGGCAACCCAACTGCTGGTGATCCAGCACCCTGATGAAGCCTCCCATGCGCTCAATACGGCTCGGCTGTTGGTGCCGGGGCTGGTCAATGCCCACTTGCTGGTAACCGAGTCGTTGCAGCAGCACCCGGCCTGGTTGCGTCGGCTGCAGGACCCACGCTGGCGTAACGAGTTGCTGTTTCCTGGCGAGCAGGCGCAGGTCTTAGCGCCGGAGCCTGCAGACCTGCGTCCCAGGCGGCTGGTGCTGCTTGATGGCACCTGGCGCAAGGCGCGTAAGCTGGTTTATCTCAATCCCATTTTGCAATCGCTGCCGCAGGTGCGCCTGCCGGCTGGCCTGGTTAGTCGCTATCGTCTGCGCAAGGTGCCGCAGCCGGGCGCGTTGTCCACCATCGAGGCGGGCGCCGAAGCGCTCTCGATATTGCACGAGGGCTTTGACAAGCATGCGTTGCTGGCGCCCTTTGAAGCGTTGATCGAAGGACAGATTCGCGCTATGGGCCGAGCGCGTTATCAACAGAACTACCTGTCGGACACCGACAGCGCTGCCAAATAG
- a CDS encoding NAD(P)H-quinone oxidoreductase, which translates to MRGLQAEGGALTWQPQSAVELKSGEVRIRVQAAGLNRADLLQKAGMYPPPPGVTGVLGLECAGEVIEVSEGSRWQLGDRVCALLAGGGMAEEVVVDQRHLLPVPDSLNWAEAAAIPEVFSTAWLNIFVLGNARPGEKVVIHAGASGVGTAAIQLCKAQGNPCWVSVGSQDKLDACVELGAEGGVLRQAGIAALKDFGPFNIALDPVGATYAADHLDLLAVDARWVLIGLMGGREATVDLAKVLAKRISLLGSTLRTRDADFKATLLADMEQRLIPLFANGELKPMVAKTFAFADAEAAFEELARDQVVGKVILLRED; encoded by the coding sequence GTGAGAGGATTGCAAGCCGAGGGCGGGGCGCTGACGTGGCAGCCCCAGAGTGCTGTAGAGCTGAAGTCCGGCGAGGTCCGTATTCGTGTGCAGGCTGCTGGCCTGAACCGTGCCGATCTGTTGCAGAAGGCCGGCATGTATCCGCCACCGCCAGGTGTTACCGGTGTGCTGGGTCTGGAGTGCGCTGGCGAGGTTATTGAGGTCAGCGAAGGTTCGCGCTGGCAGCTGGGCGACCGTGTGTGTGCACTGCTGGCCGGTGGTGGCATGGCTGAAGAGGTGGTGGTTGACCAGCGTCACCTGTTACCGGTACCCGATAGCCTGAACTGGGCGGAGGCCGCTGCCATCCCTGAGGTGTTCAGCACTGCCTGGTTGAATATCTTCGTATTGGGTAATGCGCGCCCGGGTGAAAAAGTTGTGATCCACGCTGGCGCCAGTGGTGTGGGCACTGCCGCGATCCAGCTGTGCAAGGCCCAAGGCAACCCCTGCTGGGTCAGTGTTGGCAGCCAGGACAAGCTCGATGCCTGTGTGGAGCTGGGCGCTGAAGGTGGTGTGCTGCGCCAGGCTGGCATTGCTGCACTGAAGGATTTCGGGCCCTTCAATATAGCGCTGGACCCGGTAGGGGCAACCTATGCGGCCGATCATCTGGACCTGCTGGCTGTAGATGCGCGCTGGGTGCTGATCGGGCTTATGGGCGGCCGCGAGGCAACGGTGGATCTGGCCAAAGTGCTGGCCAAGCGCATCAGTCTGCTGGGCTCGACCCTGCGTACCCGCGATGCTGACTTCAAGGCGACCCTGCTGGCCGATATGGAGCAGCGTCTGATTCCGCTGTTTGCCAATGGTGAGCTTAAGCCGATGGTGGCAAAAACCTTCGCCTTTGCCGACGCCGAGGCGGCCTTCGAAGAGTTGGCGCGTGATCAGGTGGTGGGTAAGGTGATTCTGCTGCGCGAAGACTGA
- the rapA gene encoding RNA polymerase-associated protein RapA has translation MTVFIPGQRWVSDSEAELGLGTVLSQDDRVVIVLYPASGETRHYALRNAPLTRVRFSPGDAISHHEGWQLVVSDVSEADGLLVYQGLREDGESASFPETMLDNFIQFRLASDRLFASQIDPLPWFSLRFESLRHYCRIQRSPLLGLAGVRTQPIGHQLHIARDVADRMAPRVLLADEVGLGKTIEAGLILHRQLQTGRVRRVLIVVPENLQHQWLVEMRRRFNLQFALFNADRCDGADSNPFEEEQLALVALEFLLENPSAQDHLLQADWDLLVVDEAHHLVWHEDNPSPEYALVDTLARQTPAVLLLTATPEQLGQASHFARLRLLDPDRFHSLEDFVQEAERYQPVAEAVQHLLEQDQLSSEDRSAIAGWLGDSATALFATLDKGGDDAPAARDSLVRQLLDRHGTGRVLYRNTRAAIAGFPERDLHAYPLPCPAQYHDLEGQVALYPEQPLQADFDGQGQPWWQADPRVEWLIDTLKLLKRNKVLVICAHAETALDLEDALRIRSGIPATVFHEGMSIVERDRAAAFFADEEFGAQVLICSEIGSEGRNFQFAHHLVMFDLPTHPDLLEQRIGRLDRIGQQHRIQLHIPYLEGTAQAHLFQWYDQALNAFRATCPTGNALQHSYGRELLQHLDHPAQDGWDTLIERARNERQALEQELHNGRDRLLELHSRGLADAEQMIDAIAKQDSDFQLPIYMERLFDVFGVDSEDHSDNALILRPGERMLDAGFPLGNDEGVTVTYDRDTALSREDMQFLTWEHPMLQGGMDLVLSGSMGNSAVGLLKNKALKPGTMLLECIYVCEAVAPRALQLQRVLPPTPIRCLLDINGNNLAGKVSFDTLDGQIESLPRQLAVKVAKTQREQVEGLLNKAEKAADAQHRQLVDDARAQLRTELEEEIDRLKALQQVNPLVRDDEIKALQLRLGEGDLVLQQAKLRLDAIRVLVAG, from the coding sequence ATGACGGTTTTTATCCCGGGACAGCGCTGGGTCAGTGACAGCGAAGCAGAACTGGGGCTGGGCACCGTCCTGTCACAGGATGACCGCGTGGTGATTGTGCTGTATCCGGCCAGCGGTGAAACCCGCCACTACGCCCTGCGCAACGCCCCACTGACTCGCGTGCGCTTCAGCCCGGGCGACGCCATCAGCCACCATGAGGGCTGGCAACTGGTGGTCAGCGACGTCAGCGAGGCCGACGGCCTGCTGGTTTACCAAGGGCTACGTGAAGATGGCGAGAGCGCCAGCTTCCCGGAAACCATGTTGGACAACTTCATTCAGTTTCGTCTTGCCAGTGACCGCCTGTTTGCCAGCCAGATTGACCCGCTGCCCTGGTTCAGCCTGCGTTTTGAAAGTCTGCGCCACTATTGCCGTATCCAGCGCTCGCCGCTGCTGGGTCTGGCCGGGGTACGTACCCAGCCAATCGGCCACCAGCTGCACATTGCCCGCGACGTAGCCGATCGCATGGCGCCCCGCGTGCTGCTGGCCGACGAGGTTGGCCTGGGCAAGACCATTGAAGCCGGCCTGATCCTGCATCGCCAGTTGCAGACCGGCCGCGTGCGTCGGGTATTGATCGTGGTGCCGGAAAACCTGCAGCACCAATGGCTGGTCGAAATGCGCCGCCGCTTCAACCTGCAGTTCGCTCTGTTCAATGCCGACCGCTGCGACGGCGCCGACAGCAATCCCTTTGAAGAAGAGCAGCTGGCGCTGGTAGCGCTGGAGTTTCTGCTGGAAAACCCCAGCGCGCAGGACCACCTGCTGCAGGCCGACTGGGACCTGCTGGTGGTAGACGAAGCCCACCACTTGGTCTGGCATGAGGACAACCCCAGCCCCGAGTACGCGCTGGTCGACACCCTGGCCCGCCAGACCCCGGCCGTGCTGCTGCTCACCGCCACACCGGAGCAGCTGGGCCAGGCCAGCCACTTCGCGCGCCTGCGGCTGCTCGACCCAGACCGCTTCCACAGCCTGGAGGACTTTGTCCAGGAAGCTGAACGCTATCAGCCAGTGGCCGAGGCGGTGCAGCACCTGCTGGAACAGGATCAGCTCAGCAGCGAAGACCGCAGCGCCATCGCCGGCTGGCTCGGCGATAGCGCCACCGCGCTGTTCGCCACACTGGATAAGGGCGGCGATGACGCCCCGGCCGCGCGCGACAGCCTGGTGCGTCAGCTGCTCGACCGGCACGGCACCGGCCGCGTGCTCTACCGCAACACCCGTGCCGCGATTGCCGGCTTTCCCGAGCGCGACCTGCACGCCTACCCACTGCCCTGCCCCGCGCAATACCACGACCTTGAGGGTCAGGTGGCGCTCTATCCCGAGCAACCACTGCAAGCCGACTTTGATGGTCAGGGACAGCCCTGGTGGCAAGCCGATCCGCGCGTCGAGTGGCTGATCGACACCCTCAAGCTGCTCAAGCGCAACAAGGTGCTGGTGATCTGCGCCCACGCAGAGACTGCTCTGGACCTGGAGGACGCCCTGCGCATCCGCAGTGGCATCCCCGCGACCGTGTTCCACGAGGGCATGAGCATCGTTGAGCGCGATCGCGCAGCGGCCTTCTTCGCCGATGAAGAATTTGGCGCCCAGGTGCTGATCTGCTCCGAAATCGGCAGCGAGGGCCGCAACTTCCAGTTCGCCCACCATCTGGTGATGTTTGACCTGCCTACCCACCCGGATTTGCTGGAGCAGCGCATCGGCCGACTGGACCGTATCGGTCAGCAGCACCGTATCCAGCTGCACATCCCGTATCTGGAGGGCACCGCCCAGGCGCACCTGTTCCAGTGGTACGACCAGGCGCTGAACGCCTTCCGCGCGACCTGCCCCACCGGCAACGCGCTGCAGCACAGTTATGGTCGCGAGCTGCTGCAACACCTGGACCACCCCGCTCAGGACGGCTGGGACACGCTCATTGAGCGCGCCCGCAACGAGCGCCAAGCCCTGGAGCAGGAGCTGCACAACGGCCGCGACCGCCTGCTGGAGCTGCACTCGCGCGGCCTGGCCGACGCCGAGCAAATGATTGACGCCATCGCCAAACAGGACAGTGACTTCCAGCTGCCCATTTATATGGAGCGCCTGTTCGATGTCTTCGGGGTAGACAGCGAAGACCACTCCGACAACGCGCTGATTCTGCGCCCCGGTGAGCGCATGCTTGATGCCGGCTTCCCGCTGGGGAACGACGAGGGTGTCACCGTCACCTACGACCGCGACACCGCCCTGTCACGCGAAGACATGCAGTTTCTGACCTGGGAGCACCCCATGCTGCAAGGCGGTATGGACCTGGTGCTGTCCGGCAGCATGGGCAACAGCGCTGTTGGCCTGCTGAAAAACAAGGCCCTGAAGCCCGGCACCATGCTGCTTGAATGCATCTATGTCTGCGAAGCCGTTGCCCCGCGGGCCCTGCAGCTGCAGCGCGTGCTGCCGCCCACGCCAATTCGCTGCCTGTTGGACATCAACGGCAACAACCTGGCGGGCAAAGTCAGCTTTGACACCCTGGACGGGCAGATCGAATCGCTGCCGCGACAGCTGGCGGTGAAAGTCGCCAAGACCCAGCGCGAGCAGGTCGAGGGCCTGCTGAACAAGGCCGAAAAGGCGGCTGACGCGCAGCACCGCCAATTGGTCGACGACGCTCGCGCCCAGTTGCGCACCGAGCTGGAGGAAGAAATTGATCGACTCAAGGCGCTGCAGCAGGTCAACCCGCTGGTACGCGACGATGAGATCAAGGCACTGCAATTGCGGCTGGGCGAAGGCGACCTGGTGCTGCAGCAGGCCAAGCTGCGCCTGGACGCTATTCGAGTGTTGGTGGCAGGCTGA
- a CDS encoding lipid A biosynthesis lauroyl acyltransferase, which yields MDRPGFSTALLHPRYWLLWLGLGLLWLVVQLPYRWLLGLGRLLGSGMFHLMSDRREVARINLALCFPEMSEIARERLLRENFASNGIALFEMAMAWWWPRQRLARLAHIEGLEHLNDAAAQGQGVVLMSLHFTTLEIGAALLSQAVTIDGMYREHRNAAFDFVQRRGRERHNLDAKAVEREDVRSMLRSLRSGRAIWYAPDQDYGRKASVFVPLFGVTAATVTATSTFARLGKAQVVPFTQTRLADGSGYRLTVHPALEGFPGENETADAQRINQWVEQAISAQPDQYMWVHRRFKTRPEGEPRPYAKRRRRKRRARRS from the coding sequence ATGGATCGTCCTGGTTTTTCCACCGCATTGCTGCATCCGCGCTACTGGCTGCTCTGGTTGGGGCTGGGTCTGCTCTGGCTGGTGGTGCAGCTACCTTATCGTTGGCTGCTGGGGTTGGGTCGCCTGCTCGGCTCGGGCATGTTTCATCTGATGAGTGACCGCCGTGAAGTGGCGCGAATCAACCTGGCGCTGTGTTTTCCCGAAATGTCCGAGATCGCCCGTGAGCGCCTGCTGCGAGAGAATTTCGCGTCAAATGGTATTGCGCTGTTCGAGATGGCCATGGCCTGGTGGTGGCCGCGACAGCGGCTGGCGCGCCTGGCCCATATCGAAGGGCTGGAACATCTGAACGACGCGGCGGCCCAGGGCCAGGGCGTGGTTCTGATGTCGCTGCACTTCACCACCCTGGAGATTGGCGCAGCGCTGCTGAGTCAGGCGGTGACCATTGACGGTATGTATCGCGAGCACCGCAATGCGGCCTTTGATTTTGTCCAGCGCCGTGGTCGTGAGCGGCATAACCTGGATGCCAAGGCGGTCGAGCGCGAAGACGTACGCAGCATGCTGCGCTCGCTGCGTTCGGGCCGGGCGATCTGGTACGCGCCGGACCAGGACTATGGTCGCAAGGCCAGTGTCTTTGTTCCGTTGTTCGGTGTGACGGCGGCGACGGTCACCGCGACCAGTACCTTTGCGCGGCTGGGCAAGGCGCAGGTGGTGCCCTTTACCCAAACCCGCCTGGCCGATGGCAGCGGCTATCGCCTGACAGTGCACCCCGCGCTTGAGGGTTTTCCGGGCGAAAACGAAACGGCCGATGCGCAGCGCATCAATCAGTGGGTCGAGCAGGCAATCAGCGCACAGCCGGATCAGTACATGTGGGTGCACAGACGCTTCAAGACCCGCCCGGAGGGTGAGCCCAGGCCCTACGCCAAGCGCCGTCGGCGCAAGCGCAGGGCGCGGCGCAGCTGA
- a CDS encoding patatin-like phospholipase family protein has translation MLEQTSGACTGLILSGGGARAAYQVGVLSVLAELLPDGASNPFPVICGTSAGAINALALATNAHNFGAGVARLQQVWSAFSCDQVYRSDWPGVSAQAWRWVRANLLGAPSKQPTALLDNAPLRRLLQRTLHFGQVDEALQAGLLRAVSVNAFGYQSAESVSFYQGRERIQPWSRHRRVGVQTRLGLEHLMASSAIPLVFPPVQLNREWFGDGAVRQQAPISPALHLGANRVLVIGVSDNLANQPAGGRRGPRLRTALPPTLAQIGGHLLSSTFVDNLEADIELLERMNKLADYLPVGARMNGKGLRKVDVEIISPSEPLDIIAARHRKLLPRSLRAFLRGSGVTRASGGSVVSYLLFEADYTRELIALGRRDALAKRDQLQRFLSLPPTLE, from the coding sequence ATGCTGGAGCAGACCAGTGGCGCCTGTACCGGGCTGATCCTGTCAGGTGGTGGCGCGCGTGCAGCCTATCAGGTGGGCGTACTGTCGGTGCTGGCGGAGTTGCTGCCGGACGGCGCCAGCAACCCCTTTCCGGTGATCTGTGGTACCTCGGCGGGGGCGATCAACGCGCTGGCACTGGCGACCAATGCGCACAACTTTGGCGCCGGGGTGGCGCGTTTGCAGCAGGTCTGGTCGGCGTTTTCCTGTGATCAGGTTTATCGCAGTGACTGGCCAGGTGTCTCGGCGCAGGCCTGGCGCTGGGTCAGGGCCAATTTGCTGGGAGCGCCGAGCAAGCAGCCGACGGCGCTGCTCGACAACGCGCCATTGCGCCGTCTGCTGCAACGCACCCTGCATTTCGGGCAGGTTGATGAGGCGTTGCAGGCAGGTCTGTTGCGGGCGGTGTCGGTCAACGCCTTTGGTTATCAGTCGGCGGAGTCGGTCAGCTTTTATCAGGGGCGCGAGCGTATTCAGCCCTGGTCTCGGCATCGCCGCGTTGGCGTGCAGACCCGGCTGGGGCTGGAGCACCTGATGGCCTCCTCGGCGATTCCTCTGGTCTTTCCGCCGGTGCAGCTCAATCGAGAATGGTTTGGGGATGGCGCGGTACGCCAGCAGGCGCCCATCAGCCCGGCATTGCACCTCGGCGCCAACCGGGTGTTGGTAATCGGAGTGTCAGATAACCTGGCTAATCAGCCGGCCGGTGGTCGGCGTGGCCCGCGTTTGCGCACCGCCTTGCCGCCGACCTTGGCGCAGATTGGCGGACATCTGCTCAGCAGCACCTTTGTCGATAATCTGGAAGCGGATATCGAGCTGCTCGAGCGCATGAACAAGCTTGCCGACTATCTGCCGGTGGGGGCGCGGATGAACGGTAAGGGCTTGCGGAAGGTGGACGTGGAGATCATTTCACCCAGTGAGCCGCTGGACATCATTGCTGCGCGTCATCGCAAGCTGCTGCCGCGCAGCTTGCGCGCATTCCTGCGGGGCAGTGGTGTAACCCGGGCATCAGGCGGCAGCGTGGTCAGCTACCTGCTGTTTGAAGCCGATTACACCCGCGAGCTGATCGCGCTTGGCCGCCGTGATGCGTTGGCCAAGCGTGATCAGTTGCAGCGCTTCCTCAGCCTGCCACCAACACTCGAATAG